The Acipenser ruthenus unplaced genomic scaffold, fAciRut3.2 maternal haplotype, whole genome shotgun sequence DNA segment ctttacaatgcttccctatgctttaccagacctctctgtgctttacaatgcttccctatgctttaccagacctctctgtgctttacaatgcttccctatgctttaccagacctctctgtgctttacaatgcttccctatgctttaccagacctctctgtgctttacaatgcttccctatgctttaccagacctctctgtgctttacaatgcttccctatgctttaccagacctctctgtgctttacaatgcttccctgtgctttaccagacctctctgtgctttacaatgctttcctatgctttaccagacatctctgtgctttacaatgcttccctatgctttaccacacctctctgtgctttacaatgcttccctatgctttaccagacctctctgtgctttacaatgcttccctgtgctttaccagacctctctgtgctttacaatgcttccctatgctttaccagacctctctgtgctttacaatgcttccctatgctttaccagacctctctgtgctttacaatgcttccctatgctttaccagacctctctgtgctttacaatgcttccctatgctttaccagacctctctgtgctttacaatgcttccctatgctttaccagacctctctgtgctttacaatgcttacctatgctttaccagacctctctgtgctttacaatgcttccctatgctttaccagacctctctgtgctttacaatgcttccctatgctttaccagacctctctgtgcttcacaatgcttccctatgctttaccagacctctctgtgctttacaatgcttccctatgctttaccagacctctctgtgctttacaatgcttccctatgctttaccacacctctctgtgctttaaggAGACCCCGTCAAAACCGTAAACATTATATCTTAAAATTTTCCAAGGTCATGCAAATGAAGCAGCGTTTGGGGAATCGTTTAATGATTAGCATCTGGGCTGGACAAAGAGAAAATTGACATAAAAGTGGGCGTATATTTATTTTAGAGaaaggggaggaaggagagggggaaaacatatttaaaaacaacaagaacaaaaacgTTTCTGCGCAACCCGTTTTGTGAAACCTCCCGAACATCATGGCGCTCCAAATTCGAGCCCTCGTGACGGCGAAATGGCTTTGGGACGCGGTCGGAACCAGAACTCGCTCCAACCCGCGGGTGTTGGACGCTTCGTGGTACATACCGGCGATGAACAGAGACCCCAAAAAAGAGTTCACTCAGCCGGGACACATCCCCGGATCCTCGCCCTTCGATATCGACTCCTGTTCGGACACGGCTTCCCCGTACCCGCATATGCTGCCTTCGGAAGGTTTTTTCGCCGAATACGTGGGTAACTTGGGCATCGGAACCCGAACCCACGTCGTGGTTTACGACGCCAGCGAGTTCGGGAGTTTCTCCGCCCCCCGCGTCTGGTGGATGTTCAGGGCGTTCGGGCACGGTTCGGTCTCGGTGCTGGACGGCGGGTTGAAGGCTTGGGTCCGGGAAGGTTACCCGCTGACCGGGGAGTACACCAAACCCGAACCGGTCGAGTTCAGGGCGAATCTCGACCGCTCCCGGGTTAAAAGTTACCAGGACGTGCTGGAGAATTTAGAGAGCAAACGGTTTCAGTTGCTAGATGTTAAAACGCCGGGTAGATATAATGGGACTGAACCAGAACCGATGGAaggtaagttattattattattattattattattattattattattattattattattattattattattattattattgcatgcaAATTCAGAACCGATTTAAAAACAGCGCAAGTTCTACTAAgtctgaaaagtgtgtttttttacgCATTGAAACAATACGACTTACAATTGCGTTAAGTACAAATGCGTAAAGGTTACGCACAGCGATTTTTagtttgtattgctgtgttttctgttcagtatctggaaaattacaaagcgctgggtgtggaattcaatatgttaacaagggaacattattcagcagctttcactggactctatgaagctgagggagttcattctatatagagggggtggaattcaatatgttaacaagggaacattattcagcagctttcattggactctatgaagctgagggagttcattctatatagagggggtggaattcaatatgttaacaagggaacattattcagcagctttcattggactctatgaagctgagggagttcattctatatagagggtgtggaattcaatatgttaacaagggaacattattcagcagctttcattggactctatgaagctgaatcagttcattctatatagagggggtggaattcaatatgttaacaagggaacattattcagcagctttcattggactctatgaagctgagggagttcattctatatagagggggtggaattcaatatgttaacaagggaacattattcagcagctttcattggactctatgaagctgagggagttcattctatatagagggggtggaattcaatatgttaacaagggaacattattcagcagctttcattggactctatgaagctgagggagttcattctatatagagggggtggaattcaatatgttaacaagggaacattattcagcagctttcattggactctatgaagctgagggagttcattctatatagagggggtggaattcaatatgttaacaagggaacattattcagcagctttcattggactctatgaagctgagggagttcattctatatagagggggtggaattcaatatgttaacaagggaacattattcagcagctttcactggactctatgaagctgaatcagttcattctatatagagggggtggaattcaatatgttaacaagggaacattattcagcagctttcattggactctatgaagctgagggagttcattctatatagagggggtggaattcaatatgttaacaagggaacattattcagcagctttcattggactctatgaagctgaatcagttcattctatatagagggtgatgctgctaaacttttgcccacagctgtacatgatgtatcgtaatagaggtctgtatcgcttgtgatacgagaccacagcacaAAGAACTActgctcccagcatgcctcaccatagccgcgggtgcagaggcatgctgggagccgtagtcctagCCTGCAAGTTCACTCTACAGGGTGATGACGGCAAagcttttgtccacagctgtacatgctgttgatacaGGTCACGACCCTCGTCTCCACGGCGACAGCTCTGACTGTGAACGCGTTGCCGTGGCGATGGGGGGgcggatgatgtcactgacaggctgctTTGATTCTCTGTCCAGGAATCAAACCGGGACACATTCCCGGCTCCGTAAACATCCCGTTCTACGAGTTCCTGTCCGCCTCCGGCTGCTTCCGGACCCCGGCGGAGCTGCGGGCGCTGTTCCGGAACAACGGCGTCGACCTCTTGCGACCCCTGGCCGTGACCTGCGGCTCGGGGGTCACGGCGTGCCACGCTGTCCTGGCGGCGCTGCAGTGCGGGTCGCAGGACGTGACTGTTTTCGACGGCTCCTGGTCCGAGTGGTTTACGAGAGCCCGCCCCGAACTGGTGCTGTCGGAAGGGAAGGGCAAACGCTTCTGAAGAGGGAGGGGAGCTTCACCACGGTCCGTTATGACacattgttaaattgtttgtgtctgtatttgtatctcttttttttaagataaaatcTATCATttaaaagctctctctctctctttctctctgctcagcacagagggaggctgttcagagagtataagagcctctctttctctctctctgctcagcacagagggaggctgttcagagactataagagcctccctttctctctctctgctcagccagcacagagggaggctgttcagagactataagagcctccctttctctctctctcatccaccagcacagagggaggctgttcagagagtgtaagagcctctgtttctctctctctgctcagcacagagggaggctgttcagagtataagagcctctctttctctctctctgctcagcacagagggaggctgttcagagagtataagagcctctctttctctctctctgctcagcacagagggaggctgttcagagagtataagagcctctctttctctctctctgctcagcacagagggaggctgttcagagtatgagcctcc contains these protein-coding regions:
- the LOC131728384 gene encoding 3-mercaptopyruvate sulfurtransferase-like isoform X2, producing the protein MALQIRALVTAKWLWDAVGTRTRSNPRVLDASWYIPAMNRDPKKEFTQPGHIPGSSPFDIDSCSDTASPYPHMLPSEGFFAEYVGNLGIGTRTHVVVYDASEFGSFSAPRVWWMFRAFGHGSVSVLDGGLKAWVREGYPLTGEYTKPEPVEFRANLDRSRVKSYQDVLENLESKRFQLLDVKTPGRYNGTEPEPMEGIKPGHIPGSVNIPFYEFLSASGCFRTPAELRALFRNNGVDLLRPLAVTCGSGVTACHAVLAALQCGSQDVTVFDGSWSEWFTRARPELVLSEGKGKRF
- the LOC131728384 gene encoding 3-mercaptopyruvate sulfurtransferase-like isoform X1, yielding MALQIRALVTAKWLWDAVGTRTRSNPRVLDASWYIPAMNRDPKKEFTQPGHIPGSSPFDIDSCSDTASPYPHMLPSEGFFAEYVGNLGIGTRTHVVVYDASEFGSFSAPRVWWMFRAFGHGSVSVLDGGLKAWVREGYPLTGEYTKPEPVEFRANLDRSRVKSYQDVLENLESKRFQLLDVKTPGRYNGTEPEPMEDEFPAHLHSGTHLPILLEQHPKNPTLPHQLCYPAPGPGPGTLPPRLLQLPPGWPPCVRHPSAPAHPELCCSPGVLSASLLPRNSTAPLTPLAPDHRSHPVQDSCTRLQMP